From Amycolatopsis sp. cg9, one genomic window encodes:
- a CDS encoding cysteine desulfurase-like protein, producing the protein MAFDVARIRGLFPALGDGWIHFDGAAGMLVPEQVASAVSTAMRAPVSGPGGAFPASQRAESIVTAARRAVADLVGADPAAVVLGPSAPVMLRRLCDSLAERWTIGDEVVVSRLDEQANLAPWQRAAKRVGAVVRWGEIDIETCELPAWQYEQLVSARTKAVAVTLASGSVGTRPDVPTIIEFAKRVGALVVVDATYAAPFLPLDINALGADVMVVSAQAWGGPSVGALVFRDPELIERIASVSLDPMARGAARLELGPHAYPLLAGLIASIDYLAGLDDAASGSRRERLVTSLGSAKSYHAGLLAQLSTELLSLRHIMVIGNAMRRIPALAFAVAGKKAPEVAEYLASQGLCAFADDGAAGVFASLGVGEVGGAVRIGLAHYSNVFEINQLVRVLEELR; encoded by the coding sequence CGCTGGGTGACGGCTGGATTCACTTCGACGGCGCCGCCGGAATGCTGGTACCGGAACAGGTCGCTTCGGCCGTTTCCACGGCGATGCGCGCCCCGGTGTCGGGGCCGGGCGGAGCGTTTCCGGCCTCACAACGCGCGGAAAGCATCGTGACCGCGGCCCGCCGGGCCGTGGCCGACCTGGTCGGGGCCGACCCGGCCGCCGTCGTGCTCGGGCCCAGCGCGCCGGTGATGCTGCGCCGGCTCTGCGACTCGCTCGCCGAGCGCTGGACTATCGGCGACGAGGTCGTCGTGTCGAGGCTCGACGAACAAGCCAACCTCGCGCCGTGGCAGCGGGCCGCGAAGCGCGTCGGCGCCGTCGTGCGCTGGGGCGAGATCGACATCGAAACGTGCGAACTCCCCGCGTGGCAGTACGAGCAGCTCGTGTCGGCGCGCACCAAGGCCGTCGCGGTCACGCTCGCGTCCGGGTCCGTCGGGACGCGGCCGGACGTGCCGACGATCATCGAGTTCGCGAAGCGGGTCGGCGCGCTGGTCGTCGTCGACGCCACCTACGCCGCGCCGTTCCTGCCGCTGGACATCAACGCGCTCGGCGCCGACGTCATGGTCGTGTCCGCGCAGGCGTGGGGCGGCCCGTCGGTGGGCGCGCTCGTCTTCCGCGACCCCGAACTGATCGAGCGGATCGCGTCCGTCTCGCTCGACCCGATGGCGCGCGGTGCCGCCCGCCTCGAACTCGGCCCGCACGCGTACCCGCTGCTGGCCGGGCTGATCGCGTCCATCGACTACCTCGCGGGCCTCGACGACGCCGCGTCCGGGTCGCGCCGCGAACGGCTGGTCACCTCGCTCGGCTCCGCGAAGTCGTACCACGCCGGGCTGCTCGCCCAGCTCTCGACGGAACTGCTGTCGCTGCGGCACATCATGGTCATCGGCAACGCCATGCGCCGCATCCCCGCGCTCGCCTTCGCCGTCGCCGGCAAGAAGGCGCCCGAGGTCGCCGAGTACTTGGCTTCGCAGGGGTTGTGCGCCTTCGCCGACGACGGGGCGGCCGGCGTCTTCGCGTCACTGGGCGTCGGGGAAGTGGGCGGCGCCGTGCGGATCGGGCTCGCCCACTACTCCAACGTCTTCGAAATCAACCAGCTCGTGCGCGTCCTCGAAGAACTCCGCTAG
- a CDS encoding NAD(P)H-quinone oxidoreductase, producing MYAITIREPGDPDVLEWAEVADPRPGPGEVLLEVAASAVNRADLLQRQGHYPPPPGASETLGLECSGTVAELGEGVDGWALGDEVCALLAGGGYAEKVVVPAGQLLPVPGEVDLLTAAGLPEVACTVWANVVMHAKLTEGETLLVHGGAGGIGTHAIQVGKALGATVAVTAGSAERLERCRQLGADITINYQEDDFVEVLHKETGGADVILDNMGASYLKRNVDALTADGRLVIIGMQGGVKGELNVGALLGKRASVFAAGLRFRPLDQKAAIVADVRERLWPLVSEGLVKPIVGQVVPMAEAASAHRALEEGSVFGKVLLAAKS from the coding sequence ATGTACGCGATCACCATCCGTGAACCAGGTGACCCGGACGTTCTCGAGTGGGCGGAGGTCGCGGACCCGCGTCCCGGCCCCGGCGAGGTGCTGCTGGAGGTGGCCGCGAGCGCGGTGAACCGCGCCGACCTGCTGCAGCGCCAGGGCCACTACCCGCCCCCGCCCGGTGCCAGCGAAACCCTCGGCCTCGAGTGCTCCGGCACCGTCGCGGAGCTCGGCGAAGGCGTCGACGGCTGGGCGCTCGGCGACGAGGTCTGCGCCCTGCTGGCCGGCGGCGGCTACGCGGAGAAGGTCGTGGTCCCGGCCGGTCAGCTGCTGCCGGTGCCCGGCGAGGTCGACCTGCTCACCGCGGCCGGGCTGCCCGAGGTGGCCTGCACGGTGTGGGCGAACGTCGTCATGCACGCGAAGCTCACCGAGGGCGAGACGCTCCTGGTCCACGGCGGCGCCGGCGGCATCGGCACGCACGCCATCCAGGTCGGCAAGGCGCTGGGTGCGACCGTCGCCGTCACCGCGGGGTCGGCCGAGCGGCTCGAACGCTGCCGCCAGCTCGGCGCCGACATCACGATCAACTACCAGGAAGACGACTTCGTCGAGGTGCTCCACAAGGAGACCGGCGGCGCGGACGTCATCCTCGACAACATGGGCGCGTCCTACCTGAAGCGCAACGTCGACGCGCTGACCGCCGACGGCCGCCTGGTGATCATCGGCATGCAGGGCGGGGTCAAGGGCGAGCTGAACGTCGGCGCGCTGCTCGGCAAGCGGGCGTCGGTGTTCGCGGCGGGCCTGCGGTTCCGGCCGCTCGACCAGAAGGCGGCGATCGTCGCCGACGTCCGCGAACGGCTCTGGCCGCTGGTGTCCGAGGGGCTGGTGAAGCCGATCGTCGGCCAGGTCGTGCCGATGGCCGAAGCCGCGTCCGCGCACCGCGCCCTGGAAGAGGGCAGCGTGTTCGGCAAGGTGCTGCTGGCGGCGAAGTCCTAG
- a CDS encoding M28 family metallopeptidase, translated as MSPTRRRLLVPAALAACSTLAFGMTPAAAANTATQPDGPALAKQLVKKVDVTGVNRHLIALQRISDANGGTRAASTDGHKKSAEYVATKLEAAGFQVTRQEFPFTFSETLAEKLTAGGADVPVIAMEYTTNTPVGGITAPLAVVAVDDTSGCEATDYTADVAGKIALIKRGGCSFAQKQATAAAAGAVGAIVYNNTDGALNGTLGDPANAKIPTGGVTAAAGAQLATLGGQSVTLELRAFQEARTSYNVIAETKTGRHDNVVMLGSHLDSVPAGPGINDNGTGSATLLETALQLGSSPKTSNAVRFGFWSAEEFGLVGSTYYVDSLSFEQQLDIALYMNFDMIGSPNAAYFAYDGDNSDGVGSGPGPFGSAQIEQTLAGYLNAKGIPTEGTDFDGRSDYGEFIAVGIPAGGLFTGAEGQKTAAQAAKWGGTAGVAYDKCYHQACDNLGNIDRVALDRNADAVAWAVGVYATSTESVNGVPPGKSKTAKQKAADRGAQRNFAAHAVAGDPHALTA; from the coding sequence ATGTCACCCACACGAAGAAGACTGCTCGTACCGGCGGCACTGGCCGCCTGTTCGACGCTCGCGTTCGGCATGACCCCGGCCGCGGCGGCGAACACCGCTACCCAGCCCGACGGCCCCGCGCTGGCCAAGCAGCTCGTCAAGAAGGTCGACGTCACCGGCGTCAACCGGCACTTGATCGCGCTCCAGCGGATCTCCGACGCCAACGGCGGGACGCGCGCGGCGAGCACCGACGGGCACAAGAAGTCCGCGGAGTACGTCGCGACGAAGCTGGAAGCCGCGGGATTCCAGGTGACCCGCCAGGAGTTCCCGTTCACGTTCTCCGAAACCCTCGCGGAGAAGCTGACCGCGGGCGGCGCCGACGTGCCGGTCATCGCGATGGAGTACACGACGAACACCCCGGTCGGCGGCATCACCGCGCCGCTCGCCGTGGTCGCGGTGGACGACACCAGCGGCTGCGAGGCCACCGACTACACCGCCGACGTCGCCGGCAAGATCGCGCTGATCAAGCGCGGCGGCTGCTCGTTCGCGCAGAAGCAGGCGACCGCCGCGGCCGCGGGCGCGGTCGGCGCGATCGTCTACAACAACACCGACGGCGCCCTGAACGGGACCCTGGGGGACCCGGCCAACGCGAAGATCCCGACCGGTGGCGTGACGGCCGCCGCGGGCGCGCAGCTGGCCACGCTGGGCGGCCAGAGCGTGACGCTGGAGCTGCGGGCCTTCCAGGAGGCGCGGACCAGCTACAACGTCATCGCCGAGACCAAGACCGGGCGCCACGACAACGTCGTGATGCTGGGCTCGCACCTCGACAGCGTCCCGGCCGGCCCCGGCATCAACGACAACGGCACCGGCTCGGCGACCCTGCTCGAGACGGCGCTGCAGCTGGGGAGCAGCCCGAAGACCAGCAACGCCGTGCGCTTCGGGTTCTGGAGCGCGGAGGAGTTCGGGCTCGTCGGCTCGACCTACTACGTCGACTCGCTGAGCTTCGAGCAGCAGCTCGACATCGCGCTGTACATGAACTTCGACATGATCGGCTCACCGAACGCGGCGTACTTCGCCTACGACGGGGACAACTCCGACGGCGTCGGTTCGGGCCCCGGGCCGTTCGGCTCGGCGCAGATCGAGCAGACCCTCGCCGGGTACCTCAACGCGAAGGGCATCCCGACCGAAGGCACCGACTTCGACGGGCGCTCGGACTACGGCGAGTTCATCGCGGTGGGCATCCCGGCCGGCGGCCTCTTCACCGGCGCCGAAGGCCAGAAGACCGCCGCGCAGGCCGCCAAGTGGGGCGGCACGGCGGGCGTCGCCTACGACAAGTGCTACCACCAGGCCTGCGACAACCTCGGCAACATCGACCGGGTCGCGCTCGACCGCAACGCGGACGCGGTCGCCTGGGCGGTCGGCGTCTACGCGACGAGCACCGAGAGCGTCAACGGCGTGCCGCCGGGCAAGAGCAAGACGGCCAAGCAGAAGGCCGCCGACCGCGGTGCGCAGCGGAACTTCGCCGCGCACGCCGTGGCCGGTGACCCGCACGCGCTGACCGCCTGA
- a CDS encoding neutral zinc metallopeptidase — protein sequence MRFDDDAGLDASEVQDLRGSGGGGGGGIGGRVALGGGGLGVVGLIIYFVLSQLGGVSLGGGGGSGLSGGLGSVGSGQQVDNTKLASECKTGADANKNHDCAIVAIVNSVQDYWTQQFARSGSTYQKAPTKFFNGGVRTGCGSATSDTGPFYCPADSDVYIDLSFFDELKTRFGAQGGLFTEAYVLAHEYGHHVQNLLGTSKKGTGTGPTSGSVRLELQADCYAGVWANHASTTPTESGKPLITDVTQDDVASALDTASRIGDDYIQEKLGGGQVDRSKFTHGTSAQRKKWFTTGFQTGEPARCDTFGTNNLG from the coding sequence GTGAGGTTCGACGACGACGCCGGCCTGGACGCCTCAGAGGTCCAGGACCTGCGCGGTAGCGGCGGTGGTGGCGGCGGCGGGATCGGCGGCCGCGTGGCACTGGGCGGTGGCGGGCTCGGCGTGGTGGGCCTGATCATCTACTTCGTGCTCTCCCAGCTCGGCGGGGTCAGCCTCGGTGGCGGCGGCGGGAGCGGCTTGAGCGGCGGGCTCGGCAGCGTCGGGTCCGGCCAGCAGGTCGACAACACGAAGCTGGCCAGCGAGTGCAAGACCGGCGCGGACGCCAACAAGAACCACGATTGCGCCATCGTCGCGATCGTCAACTCGGTCCAGGACTACTGGACGCAGCAGTTCGCGCGGTCCGGCTCGACCTACCAGAAGGCGCCGACCAAGTTCTTCAACGGCGGCGTGCGCACCGGCTGCGGCAGCGCCACCTCCGACACCGGCCCGTTCTACTGCCCGGCCGACTCCGACGTCTACATCGACCTCTCGTTCTTCGACGAGCTGAAGACGCGCTTCGGCGCGCAGGGCGGCCTCTTCACCGAGGCGTACGTGCTGGCCCACGAGTACGGCCACCACGTGCAGAACCTGCTCGGGACGTCGAAGAAGGGCACCGGCACCGGTCCGACGTCCGGTTCGGTGCGGCTCGAACTGCAGGCCGACTGCTACGCCGGCGTCTGGGCGAACCACGCCTCGACGACGCCGACCGAGAGCGGAAAGCCGCTGATCACCGACGTCACCCAGGACGACGTCGCCTCCGCGCTGGACACCGCGTCCCGCATCGGCGACGACTACATCCAGGAGAAGCTCGGCGGCGGCCAGGTCGACCGCTCGAAGTTCACCCACGGCACGTCCGCGCAGCGCAAGAAGTGGTTCACCACCGGCTTCCAGACCGGCGAACCGGCCCGCTGCGACACCTTCGGCACGAACAACCTCGGCTGA
- a CDS encoding MarR family winged helix-turn-helix transcriptional regulator, whose product MTEERPVRWLDDAEMAAWRSYIVATLRLRQRLHRELSDRHEVSLTDYEVLVCLETQAEHRMRMSELASVMGSTKSRLSHQVGRLEDIGLVRRARDPEDKRGVITELTEDGMALLKTAAPTHVEGVREHLIDLLSPHEQATIAAAFERVLDHLSETES is encoded by the coding sequence ATGACCGAGGAGCGACCTGTGCGGTGGTTGGACGATGCCGAGATGGCGGCGTGGCGCTCCTACATCGTCGCGACGCTGCGGCTGCGGCAGCGGCTGCACCGCGAACTGTCCGACCGGCACGAGGTGTCGCTGACCGACTACGAGGTGCTCGTCTGCCTCGAAACCCAGGCCGAGCACCGGATGCGCATGTCGGAACTGGCGTCGGTGATGGGGTCGACGAAGAGCCGGCTTTCGCACCAGGTCGGCCGGCTGGAGGACATCGGCCTGGTCCGGCGGGCGCGCGACCCGGAGGACAAGCGCGGCGTCATCACCGAACTGACCGAGGACGGCATGGCCCTGCTCAAGACGGCCGCGCCGACCCACGTGGAAGGCGTCCGCGAGCACCTGATCGACCTGCTGAGCCCCCACGAGCAGGCGACGATCGCGGCGGCGTTCGAGCGCGTCCTGGACCACCTGTCGGAAACCGAAAGCTGA
- a CDS encoding patatin-like phospholipase family protein: protein MGGQALVLGGGGVAGIAWTTGLLTGLAEHGQDLTGADLIVGTSAGSAVAAQVTSGLPLAELFARQADPARQAPEIPADIDFEKFAADFGGAVTGTTDPAEIRRAVGRLALAAETVPEADRRAVIAARLPVHEWPERRLVVVAVDAETGEPRRFDRASGVPLVDAVTASCAVPGVWPAVTIDGRRYVDGGVRSGENADYATGCTRVTVVSPLGLDSPLPMEKPLSTVLSELRAAGAEVALITPDEASIAAIGENPLDPSTRTPAAEAGRAQGAALTLSWA, encoded by the coding sequence ATGGGCGGACAGGCGTTGGTGCTGGGTGGCGGCGGGGTCGCCGGGATCGCGTGGACGACGGGGTTGCTGACCGGGCTCGCCGAGCACGGGCAGGACCTCACCGGAGCCGATCTGATCGTCGGGACGTCGGCGGGTTCGGCGGTCGCGGCGCAGGTGACCAGCGGGCTGCCGCTGGCCGAGCTGTTCGCCCGCCAGGCCGACCCGGCGCGCCAGGCGCCGGAGATCCCGGCCGACATCGACTTCGAGAAGTTCGCCGCCGACTTCGGCGGCGCGGTCACCGGCACGACGGACCCCGCCGAGATCCGGCGCGCGGTCGGCCGGCTGGCACTGGCGGCCGAAACGGTGCCCGAAGCCGACCGGCGCGCGGTGATCGCAGCGCGGCTGCCGGTGCACGAGTGGCCGGAGCGGCGCCTGGTGGTCGTGGCGGTGGACGCGGAAACCGGCGAGCCCCGCCGCTTCGACCGCGCGTCCGGGGTGCCCCTGGTCGACGCGGTGACGGCGAGCTGCGCGGTCCCGGGCGTCTGGCCCGCGGTGACGATCGACGGCCGCCGCTACGTCGACGGCGGCGTCCGGTCCGGCGAGAACGCCGACTACGCGACGGGCTGCACCCGCGTCACGGTCGTTTCACCGCTCGGCCTGGACTCGCCGCTGCCGATGGAGAAGCCGCTGTCCACGGTGCTGTCCGAGCTGCGCGCGGCGGGCGCGGAGGTCGCGCTGATCACCCCGGACGAAGCCTCGATCGCGGCGATCGGCGAGAACCCGCTGGACCCGTCGACACGGACGCCGGCCGCCGAAGCGGGCCGAGCCCAGGGCGCCGCCCTCACGCTGAGCTGGGCTTAG
- a CDS encoding DUF2277 domain-containing protein has product MCRNITTLRGLQPAATGEEIEAAARQYVRKVTGVQSLSDATREPFEAAVAEITAITTRLLEQLPERRQPPATVPPLRRPEVQARIAAKALRRP; this is encoded by the coding sequence ATGTGCCGAAACATCACCACCCTCCGGGGGCTCCAGCCGGCCGCGACGGGCGAGGAGATCGAGGCCGCGGCCCGCCAGTACGTCCGCAAGGTGACCGGCGTGCAGTCGCTTTCGGACGCCACGCGCGAACCCTTCGAAGCCGCGGTCGCCGAGATCACGGCGATCACCACGCGGCTGCTGGAACAGCTGCCCGAACGCCGTCAGCCACCGGCGACCGTGCCCCCGTTGCGCCGTCCCGAAGTCCAGGCGCGGATCGCCGCGAAAGCCTTGCGCCGGCCCTGA
- a CDS encoding Ldh family oxidoreductase — protein sequence MPLRPFRSARPEPPVLEAEPPETPIPEQAWPRVRADELVTLVAHVFAAHGFPEPRARIAAEALCHGDLTGSPDTGVADLTRVHLPLLENGLVVPHAQPLMIADRGAAALIDYRRASGLWAVGDAMDRAVTRAGRFGVGLVSLRGIGPFGRAGHHAARALPHAMIGLVLAAGGEPGQPVNPLGMAAPGGAYPEFVFDMDKPGSEAAGLTLLVEVLAGVLSGVADHEHDTGLLVLAIAPTTLRSADGFYRAASALFGSMLGWEGGAPIRYPGWREAQHLEQCRALGVPLAGPVRRELDTLAASLGLPPLTSVG from the coding sequence GTGCCCCTCAGACCGTTCCGCTCCGCCCGCCCCGAACCCCCGGTCCTCGAAGCCGAGCCGCCGGAAACCCCGATCCCGGAACAGGCCTGGCCCCGTGTGCGGGCCGACGAGCTGGTCACCCTCGTGGCGCACGTCTTCGCCGCCCACGGTTTCCCCGAACCCCGCGCGCGCATCGCGGCGGAAGCGCTCTGCCACGGAGACCTGACCGGTTCGCCGGACACCGGGGTCGCCGACCTGACCCGCGTCCACTTGCCACTGCTGGAAAACGGGCTGGTCGTGCCGCACGCCCAGCCGTTGATGATCGCCGACCGCGGGGCCGCCGCGCTGATCGACTACCGCCGCGCGTCCGGGCTGTGGGCCGTCGGCGACGCGATGGACCGCGCGGTCACCCGGGCCGGCCGGTTCGGCGTCGGGCTGGTTTCGCTGCGCGGGATCGGGCCGTTCGGCCGCGCCGGGCACCACGCCGCGCGGGCGCTGCCGCACGCGATGATCGGGCTGGTGCTCGCCGCGGGCGGCGAACCGGGCCAGCCGGTGAACCCGCTCGGCATGGCCGCGCCCGGCGGCGCGTACCCCGAGTTCGTCTTCGACATGGACAAGCCGGGTTCCGAAGCCGCCGGGCTGACGCTGCTGGTCGAGGTGCTCGCCGGGGTGCTCTCCGGCGTCGCCGACCACGAGCACGACACCGGTCTGCTGGTGCTGGCCATCGCGCCGACGACCCTGCGCAGCGCCGACGGCTTCTACCGCGCCGCGAGCGCGTTGTTCGGGAGCATGCTCGGCTGGGAGGGCGGCGCGCCCATCCGCTACCCGGGCTGGCGCGAGGCCCAGCACCTGGAGCAGTGCCGCGCGCTCGGCGTCCCGCTGGCCGGGCCGGTGCGCCGGGAGCTGGACACGCTCGCCGCTTCGCTCGGCCTGCCACCCCTGACCAGCGTCGGCTGA
- a CDS encoding RNA-binding S4 domain-containing protein — MSDPVDVPITGEPIRLGQFLKLAGLAEDGSHAKDLIDAEEVTVNGEVETRRGRQLTDGDVVAVGPDRGKVILVH, encoded by the coding sequence ATGAGCGATCCCGTCGACGTACCCATCACCGGCGAGCCGATCCGGCTCGGCCAGTTCCTCAAGCTGGCCGGCCTCGCCGAAGACGGCTCCCACGCCAAGGACCTGATCGACGCGGAGGAGGTCACCGTCAACGGCGAGGTGGAGACCCGCCGCGGCCGCCAGCTGACCGACGGCGACGTCGTGGCCGTGGGCCCCGACCGCGGCAAGGTCATCCTGGTCCACTGA
- a CDS encoding serine protease yields MRVRRTAVLLSVAAILLLGAAFVIFVDHQPRSADATTSGTVEAAPASTRDLPAVSSPAVGALFVEGMHYCTASVVHSDQGDVLLTAAHCIHDGEGGGYLTGVTFAPGYHDGVAPFGFWTVSDELVAPGWSASSDPDLDVGFATAHQAGATQTLEGLVGANTLATGTGFEQAITLTGYPDDSEVPAVCENTTSQQDTYQLKVACAGFPTGTSGGPWVTGQDPKTRLGTVIGVIGGFEYGGDDPDTSYSSYFDTDVQALYRQTTARA; encoded by the coding sequence ATGCGCGTGCGGCGGACGGCCGTTCTGCTCAGCGTGGCCGCGATCCTGCTGCTCGGCGCGGCGTTCGTGATCTTCGTGGACCACCAGCCGCGGTCCGCGGACGCCACCACGTCCGGCACGGTCGAGGCCGCGCCCGCATCGACGCGCGACCTGCCGGCGGTGTCGAGCCCGGCGGTCGGCGCGCTGTTCGTCGAAGGCATGCACTACTGCACGGCCAGCGTCGTGCACAGCGACCAGGGCGACGTGCTGCTGACCGCGGCCCACTGCATCCACGACGGCGAGGGCGGCGGCTACCTCACCGGCGTCACCTTCGCGCCCGGCTACCACGACGGCGTCGCGCCGTTCGGCTTCTGGACGGTGTCCGACGAGCTCGTCGCGCCCGGGTGGAGCGCGTCGTCGGACCCGGACCTCGACGTCGGCTTCGCGACCGCGCACCAGGCGGGCGCGACGCAGACCCTGGAGGGCCTGGTCGGCGCGAACACCCTCGCCACCGGCACCGGGTTCGAGCAGGCCATCACGCTCACCGGCTACCCGGACGACTCCGAAGTGCCCGCGGTCTGCGAGAACACCACCAGCCAGCAGGACACCTACCAGCTGAAGGTGGCCTGCGCGGGCTTCCCGACCGGCACCAGCGGCGGCCCGTGGGTCACCGGCCAGGACCCGAAGACCCGGCTCGGCACGGTCATCGGCGTCATCGGCGGCTTCGAGTACGGCGGCGACGACCCCGACACGTCGTACTCGAGCTACTTCGACACCGACGTGCAGGCCCTCTACCGGCAGACGACCGCCCGGGCATGA
- a CDS encoding SDR family oxidoreductase: MKRFGDKVVVITGAGSGIGRALALEFARRGARVALSDVNADNAAETAKLAGDNARAYTLDVADRAAVLAHAEEVVSDFGGANVIVNNAGVALGATVEEMSFEDYDWLMGINLGGVVNGTKAFLPHLIASGDGHVVNISSVFGFVGVPTQSAYNAAKFAVRGFTEALREEMLIARHPVAVSCVHPGGIKTNIVRNARSDAGDQEKAARGFERIAHTTPEKAAETILRGVERKSARILIGPDAYVIDAIPRVLGSAYQRPLAVLARLGLKQME; encoded by the coding sequence ATGAAGCGGTTCGGGGACAAGGTCGTGGTGATCACCGGGGCGGGCTCGGGGATCGGCCGCGCGCTGGCGCTGGAGTTCGCCCGGCGCGGTGCGCGCGTCGCGCTTTCCGACGTCAACGCCGACAACGCGGCGGAGACGGCGAAGCTGGCCGGCGACAACGCCCGCGCGTACACCCTCGACGTCGCCGACCGGGCCGCCGTGCTCGCCCACGCCGAGGAGGTCGTCAGCGACTTCGGTGGGGCGAACGTCATCGTGAACAACGCGGGCGTGGCCCTCGGCGCGACCGTCGAGGAAATGTCCTTCGAGGACTACGACTGGCTGATGGGCATCAACCTCGGCGGCGTCGTGAACGGCACGAAGGCGTTCCTGCCGCACCTCATCGCTTCCGGCGACGGGCACGTCGTCAACATTTCCAGCGTGTTCGGTTTCGTCGGCGTGCCGACGCAGAGCGCGTACAACGCGGCGAAGTTCGCGGTCCGCGGGTTCACCGAAGCGCTGCGCGAAGAAATGCTGATCGCGCGCCACCCGGTCGCGGTGAGCTGCGTGCACCCGGGCGGGATCAAGACCAACATCGTGCGCAACGCGCGCAGCGACGCCGGCGACCAGGAGAAGGCCGCGCGCGGCTTCGAGCGGATCGCCCACACCACGCCGGAGAAGGCGGCGGAGACGATCCTCCGCGGGGTGGAACGGAAGTCCGCGCGGATCCTCATCGGACCGGACGCCTACGTCATCGACGCCATCCCACGCGTCCTCGGCTCCGCCTACCAACGTCCGCTGGCGGTGCTGGCCCGGCTCGGGCTGAAGCAGATGGAATGA
- a CDS encoding response regulator: protein MIRTLIVDDDFRVAGVHAGFVEEVDGFAVVGTAHTAAEARARVRELSPDLVLLDVYLPDESGLAVLPELQTDTIVLSAATDSASVAAAIRAGALNYLIKPFTTRQLAERLTSYARFRGLLAEDRAFAQDDVDRAYRVLHDQDRTSAPKGQSTATSRLVSEQLRLAGRPLSAAEVAGELGMARATAQRYLTALAESGTVQMRLRYGATGRPEHEYRWSGA from the coding sequence ATGATCCGCACGCTCATCGTCGACGACGACTTCCGGGTCGCCGGCGTGCACGCCGGGTTCGTCGAGGAGGTCGACGGCTTCGCGGTGGTCGGCACCGCGCACACCGCCGCCGAGGCGCGCGCCCGCGTCCGCGAGCTCTCGCCGGACCTGGTCCTGCTCGACGTCTACCTGCCCGACGAGTCCGGTCTCGCGGTGCTCCCCGAGCTGCAGACGGACACGATCGTGCTGTCCGCGGCGACCGACAGCGCGTCGGTGGCCGCGGCGATCCGGGCCGGCGCGCTGAACTACCTGATCAAGCCGTTCACCACCCGCCAGCTCGCGGAGCGGCTGACGTCGTACGCGCGCTTCCGCGGTCTGCTCGCCGAGGACCGGGCCTTCGCACAGGACGACGTCGACCGCGCGTACCGGGTGCTGCACGACCAGGACCGGACGTCCGCGCCGAAGGGCCAGTCGACGGCGACGTCCCGCCTGGTTTCCGAGCAGCTGCGGCTCGCGGGGCGTCCGTTGTCGGCGGCCGAAGTCGCGGGCGAGCTGGGCATGGCGCGGGCGACGGCGCAGCGGTACCTGACCGCGCTGGCGGAGTCGGGGACGGTCCAGATGCGGCTGCGCTACGGCGCCACCGGGCGCCCCGAGCACGAATACCGCTGGTCCGGCGCCTGA